DNA from Ignisphaera sp.:
TCTCAACAACAATAAGGGTTGTTGTTGCTTTGATATGGGGTAACCTTCTGATCCTCGATATAACTGCGTTTCTCAATTTATCAAAGTTTTCAGCTTCGACTATGGCCACCACATCGTATATCCCGTAAACTATGTGGACCTCCTTAACCTCTGGAATTTGTGATAAAAGTTTTACAACTTCTTCCTCCATGCCAACATCAGTATTGAGTAATACTATGGCTTTAGCCAATCTAATCCCCAAATATAGTTAGGGAGAAGCAGTATAAAAAGCTTAATCAATATAATGCTTAACCTCCAATAACAACAATTAGAATATTTCTAACAGATCTAGGTCCATCCATTTCAACTAAGAATATGTTTTGCCAAGTACCTCTAACAAGCTTGCCATTTATCACTGGAAAAACTTTTTCAGCTCCTATTATAGCTGAACCTATGTGTGCATGAGCATTGGTATCAATGATGTTATGCTTCCACTCTCTCTCAGGTTTTACAAGCTCTTTAATAAATGTTGTTATATCATCAATAAGACCATGTTCTTTCTCATTAGCAATTATAGCAGCTGTTGCGTGAGGTGCAAAGACAAGGCAAAGACCATTCTTGATACCGCTCTTTTTCACTACATTTTCAACATACTCTGTTATATCGATTAATTCGAATTGTTTCGTAGTCGAGATTCTTATAACCTCGTGAAAAACCTTGCACAATATGTTTACACCATAGATAAAGAATAAAACAACGTTAAAAACTGTTATGTTTAGTTGATTTTATGGCATTCAGAATGCTTCTGTTGGCTGTAGCTCTTGTTGTGG
Protein-coding regions in this window:
- a CDS encoding secondary thiamine-phosphate synthase enzyme YjbQ, with product MCKVFHEVIRISTTKQFELIDITEYVENVVKKSGIKNGLCLVFAPHATAAIIANEKEHGLIDDITTFIKELVKPEREWKHNIIDTNAHAHIGSAIIGAEKVFPVINGKLVRGTWQNIFLVEMDGPRSVRNILIVVIGG
- a CDS encoding Lrp/AsnC ligand binding domain-containing protein; this encodes MAKAIVLLNTDVGMEEEVVKLLSQIPEVKEVHIVYGIYDVVAIVEAENFDKLRNAVISRIRRLPHIKATTTLIVVEK